The sequence CAGCGGCGCATGATCGAGGCCGCCCATCAGTCCGGACATGTAGACGGTTCGCGCACGCGCGTCGCGGCCCAGCGACGCGATATCGGCGGGGCGCAGCCACAACACGAGCGCATCGTCGCCGGAGAGGCCGCTCAACGCCTGCTCGACGCGATCGCCCGGCATCAGCGCATCGCGCGACACGTCGAGCCCGCGTGCGCGCAACGCAGCGGCGAGCGCTTGCGCGCCCGCTTCGCCGCTGTCGCCGACCCGGTACACTTCGCGAATCGCGCGCGGGGCGCGTTCGCGATCGCCGCTCTCGATTTCCGCGGCGATCAGCGCGGCCTCGAGCAGCACGCCTTTCGAGAAGTAGATCGAATAAAAGTCGCCGTCGCGGACGTCCGGCACGTCGACGTTCGGAAACAGACACGGAATCCGCGCGTGCTCGCAGAACGCGCGAACGGGCGCCCAGTTTCGCCCGCCCATTCCGGATATCACCGCGAACACCGGTTCGGCGGCCAGGTGGCGCGCGAGTTGCGCTTCCCATGTCGACGCCGCGCCGTTCAGCTCCCAGACGTGCAGCCGCCAGCGGCGTGCAGCGGAGCCCGGGTCCGCCGTCTGCAATCCCTGCGGGGCCGCGCTCGTCGGAAACGCTTCCTTGTCGGCGAAGTAGTGCCGCAAGACGTCGAGCGTTGCGCGGCGCTTCACGGGATCGGCGTCCGGGGTGACGATCGTCGCGAAATGCAACGCGGTGTCGGTGACGCCCGGCGCGGGTAGCGGATCGAGCTGTTTCAGATAGCGGATCAATGCGGCCATGTCGTCGTCGGCCATCACGAAGTGCGGCATCAGGTAACCGAGCTGCCTGCCTTGCGCGTCGATTCCGCTTCGAATCGCGCGGGCGAGAGTCTCGTCGGAATAGGCGGCCCGCTCGCTTCGCATGCTTTCGACGTACGGCATGCCGGGATTCTCGCCGCCGAGCGTGCTTGCGTGGAGCAGGTAGGTTCCGGCGATCGGCGGGATCGTCGTGCGTCCCGACTTGGCGCCGAGCCCGCTGCGCCGATGGCAATTGACGCATGCGGCCGCGGCGCCTTCCATGCGCAGGCCGCCTTCGCGCAGCGCGCGCAGCGGGGCGCCGGAAGCGAGCACGCCGTGGCGGTAGATGGCTTCGCCGGGGACGTCGTCGGGCGATGCGGCGGCCCGTAGCGTCGCGATGGCCGACAGCGCGAACGTCAGCACGAGCAGCGAGGCGAGCCGCTCCAGCGCGCGCGCCGCAACGGCAGGCGAGCCGGCGGCGCACGGCTCGGCCGTCTGCATCGAAGCGCGCGGGCGAGCGTCTGAGCGCGCGCGCGCCGGGGGCGGCGGAGGCGAGCCGCCGCCGTGCGTCGTCGA comes from Burkholderia savannae and encodes:
- a CDS encoding c-type cytochrome, with translation MQTAEPCAAGSPAVAARALERLASLLVLTFALSAIATLRAAASPDDVPGEAIYRHGVLASGAPLRALREGGLRMEGAAAACVNCHRRSGLGAKSGRTTIPPIAGTYLLHASTLGGENPGMPYVESMRSERAAYSDETLARAIRSGIDAQGRQLGYLMPHFVMADDDMAALIRYLKQLDPLPAPGVTDTALHFATIVTPDADPVKRRATLDVLRHYFADKEAFPTSAAPQGLQTADPGSAARRWRLHVWELNGAASTWEAQLARHLAAEPVFAVISGMGGRNWAPVRAFCEHARIPCLFPNVDVPDVRDGDFYSIYFSKGVLLEAALIAAEIESGDRERAPRAIREVYRVGDSGEAGAQALAAALRARGLDVSRDALMPGDRVEQALSGLSGDDALVLWLRPADIASLGRDARARTVYMSGLMGGLDHAPLPERWRAITHIAYPFDLPDRVRRRVDYMLDWAAARHVAIVDQQVQADTFLACVLLEEALGHVTGAYVRDYLVERIEDTLEQRVITGYYPRLTLAPGQRLASKGGYMVHFADMSGTRIVADGAWTVP